One Brassica oleracea var. oleracea cultivar TO1000 chromosome C7, BOL, whole genome shotgun sequence genomic window carries:
- the LOC106304252 gene encoding uncharacterized protein LOC106304252 isoform X2, with translation MGSLFILRCFLLFLFLFQGAFAAAGKIWSRTEMVEMAGYGEQKLSSVIIAGSLLCDTSRPHLPSIAIPGATVAIKCHTGYKRRSKWIKAVTDDLGEFEIDLPSQLHAIPDMENTEDQVTGSQFKIIASCMVSNILN, from the exons ATGGGAAGCTTATTCATCCTACGTTGCTTCTTGTTGTTCTTATTCTTGTTTCAAGGAGCGTTTGCAGCCGCAGGGAAGATATGGAGCAGAACAGAGATGGTGGAGATGGCTGGCTACGGTGAACAAAAACTCTCCTCTGTGATCATCGCCGGATCTCTTCTTTGCGACACTTCGCGTCCTCACCTTCCCTCTATAGCTATTCCAG GCGCCACAGTTGCCATCAAGTGCCACACTGGATACAAAAGGAGATCCAAATGGATTAAAGCTGTTACTGATGATTTGGGAGAGTTTGAAATCGATCTCCCTTCCCAACTCCACGCAATCCCCGACATGGAAAACAC GGAAGATCAAGTTACAGGGTCACAGTTCAAGATCATAGCAAGCTGCATGGTGTCAAACATTTTAAACTAA
- the LOC106304252 gene encoding uncharacterized protein LOC106304252 isoform X1, which produces MGSLFILRCFLLFLFLFQGAFAAAGKIWSRTEMVEMAGYGEQKLSSVIIAGSLLCDTSRPHLPSIAIPGATVAIKCHTGYKRRSKWIKAVTDDLGEFEIDLPSQLHAIPDMENTCVVKPVHVPKLYRCNHRSTNTHKRIKLVSSTNGFRVYTSGKIKLQGHSSRS; this is translated from the exons ATGGGAAGCTTATTCATCCTACGTTGCTTCTTGTTGTTCTTATTCTTGTTTCAAGGAGCGTTTGCAGCCGCAGGGAAGATATGGAGCAGAACAGAGATGGTGGAGATGGCTGGCTACGGTGAACAAAAACTCTCCTCTGTGATCATCGCCGGATCTCTTCTTTGCGACACTTCGCGTCCTCACCTTCCCTCTATAGCTATTCCAG GCGCCACAGTTGCCATCAAGTGCCACACTGGATACAAAAGGAGATCCAAATGGATTAAAGCTGTTACTGATGATTTGGGAGAGTTTGAAATCGATCTCCCTTCCCAACTCCACGCAATCCCCGACATGGAAAACACGTGCGTCGTTAAGCCAGTACATGTGCCTAAGCTATATAGATGCAATCACAGATCAACCAATACACACAAACGTATAAAGCTTGTTTCCTCTACTAACGGCTTCCGTGTCTACACCTCAGGGAAGATCAAGTTACAGGGTCACAGTTCAAGATCATAG
- the LOC106304868 gene encoding uncharacterized protein LOC106304868 encodes MVGFKCIDLSALPTDTEGFYATNNQFQKRGPKGFIQVKVLDDDKLYVRVDLPGVPDDAVHHRIDAVRQKVVFFSAVTFDDGYEKQGVREYSGTAGLGCDCCEIAGLDAKMKDGVLRMIPSRVKVKKDHDNKCTNTVPPFTGKSGRRVEEHPFVVKGRKRAYVGEPLDDGGVYFAVDVPGVGNGDVEVFANESEINFTAEVKSVFEHDESGRLYLGSVDTSWSTPAVSLLSHAITGAVNFGVLKVLITPRPNTGGNNE; translated from the exons ATGGTTGGGTTCAAATGCATTGACTTGTCGGCGCTCCCCACCGATACGG AGGGTTTTTACGCGACCAACAACCAGTTCCAGAAAAGAGGTCCCAAGGGTTTCATCCAAGTCAAGGTTCTCGACGACGACAAGCTTTACGTACGCGTCGACTTGCCCGGCGTTCCAGACGACGCCGTCCACCACAGGATCGACGCCGTTAGGCAAAAGGTGGTGTTTTTCTCCGCGGTAACCTTCGACGACGGCTACGAGAAGCAGGGCGTTCGTGAGTACTCCGGAACCGCCGGTTTGGGTTGTGACTGCTGTGAGATCGCCGGCTTGGATGCCAAGATGAAAGATGGAGTCTTGAGGATGATTCCCTCAAGGGTCAAGGTGAAGAAGGACCACGACAACAAGTGTACCAACACTGTCCCTCCTTTCACAG GTAAATCTGGAAGACGCGTGGAGGAACATCCGTTTGTGGTGAAAGGTCGTAAAAGAGCATATGTTGGAGAACCATTAGATGATGGTGGTGTTTACTTCGCTGTGGATGTACCTGGTGTTGGTAATGGTGATGTTGAAGTGTTTGCTAATGAGAGTGAAATTAATTTCACTGCTGAGGTCAAGAGTGTGTTCGAGCACGATGAAAGTGGACGTCTTTACCTTGGAAGTGTCGACACTTCTTGGTCTACCCCAGCAGTTTCGCTTCTGAGTCATGCCATCACCGGTGCTGTAAACTTTGGTGTTCTCAAGGTTCTCATTACCCCTCGTCCCAACACCGGCGGTAACAACGAGTAA